A stretch of Triticum aestivum cultivar Chinese Spring chromosome 1D, IWGSC CS RefSeq v2.1, whole genome shotgun sequence DNA encodes these proteins:
- the LOC123181833 gene encoding probable methyltransferase PMT7, producing the protein MGRWCSPASAEPRSVQLLLLGVALVAASFYAGTLFQSSASPALILPPSVSRSPGSPNPQDASEFTNKVGVSYRTASISVPDYGLDVCPLEYNEHIPCHDAAYIRSLRNLDRSRHEDLEAKCPPREDSLFCLVPPPNDYKIPIRWPTSRDYVWRSNVNHSHLSEVKGGQNWVHENGRLWWFPGGGTHFKRGASEYIERLGNMTTNSTGDLRSAGVVQVLDVGCGVASFSAYLLPLDIHTMSFAPKDGHENQIQFALERGIGAMISVLATKQLPYPGNSFEMVHCSRCRVDWHENDGILLKEVDRLLRPNGYFVYSAPPAYRKDKDFPIIWERLINITSAMCWKLIAKHVQTAIWIKPEDESCRQKNSDTGILNICDPSDTSSWQSPLMNCVRLNTDQPKIQKLPSRPERLLFYSRSLEIIGVTPEKFDNNNQFWRDQVRKYWSFLGVEKTSIRNIMDMNANYGGFAMALSTDPVWIMNIVPYTTINTLPVIYDRGLIGSYHDWCQPFSTYPRSYDLLHAFHLFSHYQGHVGGCLLEDIMLEIDRIIRPQGFIIIRDENTTLSRISDLAPKFLWDVTTHTLENEENRPEQVLICRKKFWAIV; encoded by the exons ATGGGGCGGTGGTGTTCGCCGGCGTCGGCGGAGCCGCGGTCGGTGCAGCTGCTCCTGCTGGGCGTCGCCCTCGTCGCCGCCTCCTTCTACGCCGGCACCCTCTTCCAGTCCTCCGCCTCCCCCGCGCTCATATTGCCCCCTTCCGTCTCCCGGTCGCCCGGTTCCCCCAATCCCCAAG ATGCTTCAGAGTTCACGAACAAAGTTGGTGTTAGTTACCGAACGGCGTCAATCTCAGTTCCTGATTATGGACTTGATGTGTGCCCTTTGGAATACAACGAGCATATTCCCTGTCATGATGCCGCCTATATAAGAAGCTTAAGGAACCTGGATAGATCTAGACATGAGGATCTTGAAGCTAAATGCCCTCCACGAGAGGACAGCTTGTTCTGTTTGGTGCCCCCACCAAATGACTACAAGATACCGATAAGATGGCCAACAAGTCGGGACTATGTATGGCGTAGTAATGTGAACCATTCACACCTTTCTGAGGTAAAAGGAGGACAGAATTGGGTGCATGAGAATGGTAGGCTTTGGTGGTTTCCGGGTGGTGGCACTCACTTCAAGCGTGGTGCATCAGAATACATAGAGAG GCTAGGAAATATGACAACCAATAGTACTGGTGATCTCCGCTCCGCAGGAGTTGTTCAAGTTTTGGATGTTGGATGCGGTGTTGCCAGCTTCTCTGCTTATCTTCTTCCCCTAGATATTCATACTATGTCATTCGCACCAAAAGATGGCCATGAGAATCAAATCCAGTTTGCTTTAGAGCGTGGGATTGGTGCAATGATCTCTGTGTTGGCCACAAAGCAATTACCGTATCCTGGAAATTCATTTGAAATGGTTCATTGCTCCCGATGTCGTGTTGACTGGCATGAAAATG ATGGAATATTGCTCAAAGAGGTCGATCGTCTTTTGCGACCTAATGGATATTTTGTATATTCTGCTCCACCAGCTTATAGAAAAGATAAAGATTTCCCTATTATTTGGGAGAGGCTAATTAATATCACATCAGCAATGTGTTggaagcttattgctaagcatgtTCAGACTGCTATATGGATCAAACCTGAAGATGAATCTTGCCGACAGAAAAATTCTGATACGGGGATCCTGAATATCTGTGACCCCAGTGACACTTCTTCATGGCAATCTCCATTAATGAACTGTGTTCGGTTGAACACGGACCAACCAAAAATTCAGAAACTACCTTCCAGACCTGAACGCCTGTTATTTTATTCGAGGAGTTTGGAAATAATAG GAGTTACTCCAGAGAAGTTTGACAATAATAACCAGTTCTGGCGGGACCAGGTTCGCAAGTACTGGTCATTTCTTGGTGTTGAAAAGACTAGCATACGGAATATCATGGACATGAATGCTAATTATGGTGGATTTGCTATGGCACTAAGCACTGATCCTGTCTGGATTATGAATATAGTACCCTATACAACCATCAACACACTGCCTGTTATCTATGACCGGGGGTTAATTGGTTCCTACCATGACTG GTGTCAGCCATTCTCAACATATCCTAGGTCATATGATTTGCTGCATGCTTTCCACCTCTTTTCACACTATCAAGGTCATGTAGGAGGTTGCTTATTGGAAGATATCATGCTAGAAATAGATCGCATCATTCGTCCACAG GGTTTTATCATTATCAGAGATGAGAATACCACTCTCTCAAGAATCAGTGATCTCGCACCAAAGTTCCTATGGGATGTCACCACTCACACGTTGGAAAATGAGGAAAACAGGCCGGAGCAGGTGTTGATTTGTAGGAAGAAATTCTGGGCTATAGTTTGA
- the LOC123181835 gene encoding conserved oligomeric Golgi complex subunit 5 gives MAAPATPRLLLSPTSKDLITGSSFASPPSPTSSSPDPASPLDAFASDPVLSAFLSPSFSPSDFSSAALSSGLAASRAEQLQDAIRLLRRHLRAEVLRRHPLLLSHLLSLRSASASLSSLPSNLRLLFSHLSLLSSHLSAPRAHLALSSSSLSSLLATADLLLHSHRLVRLSSRLLASSPAPDLARQAELHREIRLLYEEKNLSGINAVDEEMRKVDAAASKLRSEASAVIDRGITESNQNDIWCGLQVYYNLGELKPAVEGLVGKCKAAGAKSVTVALDMKAISMAGGGGGPGGVQRSGTPQLGGSKRAADALWERMRQCMEELHRAVTAAWQLQTVLTKKRVPFTQMLFLEEVWQEGEPLLTERVWDAIVKAFASQLKSVFTASSFVKEIFTLGYPRLFSMIENLLERISRDTDVKGTLPALTPEGKDHMVAAIEIFQTAFLALSQSRLSDYINSIFPMSNRGSIPSKDQISRLISRIQEEIEVVRTHGHLLLLVLREIGKILLLLAQRAEYQISTGPEARQVTGTVTPAQLKNFALCLHLHEVHTRISSILSTLPNVASEVLSPSLGVIYGVACDSVTSLFQAMLDRLESCILQMHEQDFGADGMDGAMDNNASAYMEELQKCAVHFRSEFLSKLLPSSASRSETICTIMVRRMASRILIFFIRHASLVRPLSEAGKLRMARDMAELELAVGQNLFPVEQLGSPYRALRAFRPVLFLETCQLDKSPLLQDLPPSVILHHLYSRGPDELHSPLQRNKLTPLQYSLWLDSQGEDQIWKGVKATLDDYEMKVRSRGDKEFSPVYPLMCQIGSALSQATP, from the exons ATGGCCGCCCCAGCCACGCCGCGCCTCCTGCTCTCGCCGACGTCCAAGGACCTCATCACCGGAAGCTCCTTCGCCTCGCCTCcttcccccacctcctcctcccccgaccccgcctcccCGCTCGACGCCTTCGCCTCCGATCCCGTCCTCTCCGCCTTCCTCTCCCCGTCCTTCTCCCCCTCCGACTTCTCCTCCGCCGCGCTCTCCTCCGGCCTTGCCGCCTCCCGCGCCGAGCAGCTGCAGGACGCCATCCGCCTCCTCCGTCGCCACCTCCGCGCCGAGGTGCTGCGCCGACAtccgctcctcctctcgcacctccTCTCCCTccgctccgcctccgcctccctctccagTCTCCCCTCCAACCTCCGCCTCCTCTTCTCCCACCTCTCCCTACTCTCATCTCACCTCTCGGCGCCGCGCGCCCACCtcgcgctctcctcctcctccctctccagcctcctcgccaccgccgacctcctcctccacTCCCACCGTCTCGTCCGCCTCTCctcacgcctcctcgcctcctcccCTGCCCCCGACCTCGCCCGCCAGGCTGAGCTCCATCGCGAGATCCGCCTCCTATACGAGGAGAAGAACCTCTCCGGCATCAATGCCGTTGATGAGGAAATGCGCAAGGTTGATGCTGCCGCCTCCAAGCTCCGATCGGAGGCCAGTGCTGTGATCGACCGTGGCATCACCGAGTCCAACCAGAACGACATCTGGTGCGGTCTGCAGGTGTACTACAATCTTGGAGAACTGAAGCCGGCGGTTGAGGGGCTCGTGGGGAAGTGCAAGGCAGCAGGGGCGAAGAGCGTGACCGTGGCACTGGACATGAAGGCGATATCGATGGCTGGTGGTGGAGGCGGCCCTGGAGGCGTGCAGAGAAGCGGCACGCCACAGCTTGGTGGCAGTAAGAGGGCAGCGGATGCACTCTGGGAAAGGATGAGGCAGTGCATGGAGGAGCTGCATCGGGCAGTCACCGCTGCATGGCAGCTGCAGACTGTGCTCACCAAGAAGCGTGTGCCGTTCACACAAATGCTGTTCCTTGAGGAGGTTTGGCAG GAGGGTGAGCCTCTGTTGACAGAGAGAGTATGGGATGCAATTGTTAAGGCCTTTGCAAGCCAGCTGAAATCTGTCTTTACTGCGTCAAGCTTTGTCAAGGAAATATTTACTCTTGGATATCCAAGACTGTTCTCAATGATTGAGAACCTTCTTGAGAGGATTTCAAGAGATACTGATGTAAAGGGTACCCTTCCAGCACTTACTCCCGAAGGAAAAGATCACATGGTTGCAGCCATTGAGATATTCCAGACCGCCTTTTTGGCTCTTAGTCAGAGTCGTCTTTCTGATTACATCAATAGCATATTTCCTATGTCAAACCGTGGAAGTATACCATCAAAGGATCAAATATCAAGGCTAATATCtcgcatccaagaggaaattgaaGTTGTGCGAACTCATGGGCATTTGCTGCTTCTTGTTCTACGTGAAATTGGAAAGATCTTGCTTCTTTTAGCACAAAGAGCTGAATATCAG ATCTCTACTGGCCCTGAAGCCCGTCAAGTTACTGGCACAGTGACTCCAGCTCAATTAAAAAACTTTGCTCTGTGTCTACATCTCCACGAGGTTCACACACGTATTTCAAGCATCCTGTCAACACTCCCAAATGTTGCTTCTGAAGTCCTTTCCCCATCTCTTGGGGTCATATATGGGGTTGCTTGTGATTCGGTGACCTCCCTATTCCAAGCAATGCTCGATCGTCTGGAATCATGCATTCTGCAAATGCACGAGCAGGACTTTGGAGCTGATGGAATGGATGGAGCGATGGACAATAATGCATCAGCCTACATGGAGGAGCTTCAGAAGTGTGCCGTCCACTTCCGCAGCGAGTTCTTGTCAAAGCTTCTGCCATCATCAGCCTCCCGCTCGGAGACCATATGTACCATAATGGTTAGAAGGATGGCTTCAAGGATCCTTATATTCTTCATAAGACACGCTTCTCTTGTCAGGCCACTCTCTGAAGCAGGGAAGTTGAGAATGGCTAGGGACATGGCCGAGCTGGAGCTAGCTGTCGGTCAGAATCTGTTTCCTGTGGAGCAGCTGGGCTCTCCATACCGGGCATTGCGTGCGTTCCGCCCCGTCCTATTCCTGGAAACATGTCAGCTTGACAAGTCTCCACTCCTTCAGGACTTACCACCCAGCGTGATCCTCCACCACCTATATTCGCGAGGGCCGGATGAGCTACACTCGCCCTTACAGCGAAACAAGCTGACACCGCTGCAGTACTCTCTGTGGCTTGATTCACAAGGCGAGGATCAGATCTGGAAGGGCGTGAAGGCAACCCTGGACGACTATGAGATGAAGGTCAGGTCCCGTGGAGACAAGGAGTTCAGTCCAGTGTACCCTCTCATGTGTCAGATTGGATCTGCATTGTCACAGGCCACACCTTGA